Part of the Nicotiana tabacum cultivar K326 chromosome 20, ASM71507v2, whole genome shotgun sequence genome, catttccatagacaaatcagagtctaggtgcatcaaagttccctaaaggTCTCAAGGACCCCAGaaaatgcttacacctagacttagcaacCAAGAATTGAACCAGTGCAATATGAAAAGCCAGCCTCAATATGCCAAAGTTcaaagggttctcaagaggatcccaaggtcGTATACATACTAGAGGGGAAGAACTTATTAACTAAGAGTAAAGTGAAAATGTAGGACACATGTTGAAAGAAGTTTATCAAAGACTGGACTTAGAAGTATATTTTGAAAACAGTCAGTAAGGTAATGGAGATTGTTTGAAAAGGTTGGAGTGATAAACAAAATTAAGAACTCAAGATAGGATCACACACAGAACCCAATGAGTTCAATAGTCACACAATGGGTCAAAGAGCTTGGGGATACACAGGCATTTGACTGCAAACATATAACCCTGGCTAGGGTATTTGGACTGGTTTGGACATGCTCAGCAACAATTGaaactggcataatcacaaactaaTCAAGGAGAATATAAACACATAGGGGGACAGGGATTTGGGACTCATAAGAATGGTAACCACATAGTAGGTTCAAAAACAATTGTCCAGGCATGCTTGAATCATACAAGAGAATACATGAATTTGAAGGGAGTGGAGTCATACTAGCATGCATAACTACAAacttcacaacagaaccacaagtaaAAGTAGGCTAGAAgtaaaagaaactgaaacaagaagataaacatgttgttgttaaggctttaaattaaactaggacataccagcgAAGGTagaagtaagcagaatgaaagaatCCAAAGAGCAcggatgattagccttggcttgcagccggctaatagtAGCAAAATAACGCAAGGAAGAAGGGAGAACAGAGATTTTAAATtagagaggagtttttgaaagccaagtgtctgtgtcttgtttgtgaaagacttagagtatttatagttgaaagtaggtagtcatataaggtaaaaatcatagtAATATACTAATTTAAGAACTTAGAATTAGTCAattagagaatcaaggaagtacttccttaagttaagggaattaaGATCAAACAGAAAGATTCAGTACCATATAAAGCAGGAAGAAGAATCAGTGCATGATTAAATAAGGAAGGGGTCAAGGTTCAGTAGGCATAGAGTAGtcaattaggaccaaattcaaaaaaacccaattaaggaaagactaagtaaaacaaagtaccatagtaaataaggtaatgaAATCAGTTAATTCAAACAGGTGAGTAGAATTATAGGGCTTTGAaggaaaatctttcaattaccaacagttaaggaaaatcagaatcaatcatgggGAGTCATGATTCTTCATATTTTCAACATATAAACTGAGACGAATGAACAGAAGTAGCAAACAAACAAGGTCAATCATATAGGCAGAAAGAAACAAGAGATGAGCAAACACAATCatatagaggtgatataagtAAAGCTAAAGATTCAGCAGAACATATTCGAAGTATAGTGACCACGAGAGATTAACAAGAACCAGGTAAAcaggctaacacacagaaacaaagtaaagaaaatcatgctaacacacatagaaacaaagtaaagaaaatcatgctaacacacataaaaacaaagtaaagaaaatcatgctGACACACAtagaaacaaagtaaagaaaatcatgctaaaaCACGTAGAAACAAAGTAAggaaatctttaaaaaaataagggCTTTTAACAGGGTCAAGTTAAAAGTAGTAGGAACATAAAATCGGTCAAAATATACGAGGGAAAAAGGTTTAATCAGTTAAAACAGGTGTAGAAAGAACTCCGAGAAAACCCTAATTTTCAAAGAAAGTAAAAGCGGTTAAGAGTAGAGGATCTTTCAGAAGAAAGCTCGAGAATAAGCAAATCATAGAAGGAAACAGgcttaaagcatgaaaataacatagatctgagagattcagcagagagttagggtttcaaaaggacACCCAAGTAGAAATCGAAAGAACTTGTTGTAACTTCACAAATCGTAATACatatggtgtgattttgcccaaattacggagggatagaaatgagttgagtgcccggcaacagatcaattccaaaatcaatatctctatcaggcggcatgcttggaagatcagctggaaacacatcgggaaaatcccgtactactaggacttaatcaactaaaggggtatcaatactgacatatctcacataagctaaatacgtatcacaccccttctcaaccatacgttgagccttaagaaaagaaataactctactgggagtgtgatctaaagtacccctccactcaacacacgATATAGcaggcatagccagcgtcacggctttggcgtgacaatcaagaatagcataatggggcaacaaccagtccatgcccaggataatatcaaagtcaaccatgctgagtaacaataaatcggctctggtctcgaaaccactaagagcaaccaaacacgaccgataaatgcggtccacaacaagggaatctcccacaggagtagaaatataaacagaggaactcaaagaatcccggggtacacccaaatgtggagcaaaataagaagatacataagagtaagtggagcctggatcgaatcgatgcatctctgtgacaaaccagtataatacctgtgatgataaaattggaggcaacagcctcggtacgggcaggaagggcatagtatctagcttggcctccccctctagggcgacctctacctccccaacctctacctatagctggctgagcaggtggggtagcaactggggCTATAACCAtggcctgagaactctgcggggcacgctgtggctgataagtctgtggaggtgcacccctcccaagtctggggcaatcccttaccatatggcgtgtgtcaccacactcaaaacaagctctaggaggatgtggtggctgtgactggctaaggccaggtctgctggactgacctttgaaagcaccccgcgcaggaggcgcgctagaaaccggaggtgtATAATAAgtctcctgaggcctaggaggagttggaataccactggctgctggaagagttgaatgaacagggcgaATCATATAACCCCTGCCATGACGACCTGTAGCTGGGGCACGAgcactagaataatggcccgactctcgatacctcttagcctccctctcctctctatccctagcatgcataccatcaatcctcctagcaatgctcaccacctgctgataagaaatatccatctccaactcatgagccatgctagacctgatgctgggaataagcccctcaataaactggcAAACCCTCgagcgaacagtagaaaccaaggctggggcatatctagccaagctagtgtaacggacagcatactccgagacagtcatagtactCTGGCGCAAATGTCCAAACTTTGTGCGTTaggcgtccctgaggctctgagggacatactctctcaggaacatatctaaaaactAAGTCCAAGTCAGGTAAGCAGCCttatccggactgtctaactcataggagcaccaccactcataggcggctcctcaaagctgaaaggtagtgaatgaaacctcgctcgatcctgatatacccatggtacgaagAAAATAgtagcactcatctagaaatcctagatcatcatctgatgctagaccactgaatacaggaggcttgtacttcttgaacctctcaagcctcaccTGCTCATCCTCGGAAATTGCTGCCCTATCATCGGGCTGATCTGGAACTGCAGGTTGTACATGAATAATCTCTAGAACCTGAACAACATGTACTCGCTGCTCAGgacgcgagactctaataaaccggcttgtgattcatgactcttatgaacctagagctctgataccaacttgtcacgaccccagttcaccctccatgaactatcgtgacggcacatattctctacgactaggtaagcctaacaaatacaAAAAAAGAACAATTGCAAAAAGAAAGTAATTAAAAATcgaaataacaaaatgaaacagtGTTTAGGATGCCGCTTGGCATAtaacagtacaagaatctcaaccaaAACACTCCCAAAATACGGAACCCCATGAAACACATGCTAAGAGTTTACATAAAAAGCTCTAATTCCAGAAAATTCTATTAACAAGGAAAAACACAAAAGGGCTATACTAGTactgagaatagaaagggactcttgggtctgcggacacggcagatatacctcgaagtctctaagaaAGCACCTCACCTCAAGcgtgataagactgagtggaagtacctggatctgcacatgaaaaacatgcgcaaaaagggcatgagtacaccacaacggtactcagtaagtgccaaacctaacctcggtcgggtagtgacgaggaaagtcagggccctactgagattaaatgaaatataaggtataacagCATAGAATGAGACAGTATAACTAAGTGCAACATGAAGAAATAACACAGAATAGAAAGAGCAACGGCAGCTATAAcatagacaaaataatcacagaaagGAGTACAGCTCAACTCATAgttaacaatcggggatctcccaggataccgtcctgtagtcctcaaatataaatatctagtggatctcccgAGTGCTTTCCCGTAGTCCAACTTataatgcgcggggatctaccgaaaatccgatccgtagtcccaaatgtaaatatccagtacatggGAAATTTATCGAGTGTAGTCCCATaattccaatgtaaatgtgcagggggatttaccggaatacaaatttgtagtcccaatgtaaacacgcagggggatctcccgggataccgtctcgtagtccaaagtaaacacacaacaacaacaagaagaatagACAATTCAATTtaaattccataccaaggtaaaacaggtatttcaagcctagcatgttgcacataatccaaataaggtagtttgagcaagtaaaacaattaagtcaactagacatgcttccctaaactagcaacaggcttgaattgcaagtagtataaacagaaaaagaaacaCAATTATAATTACTTAATAAAAACCGGATTTTTCGagaattagcacaagtacgcactcgtcaccttatgtacaatgcatttcaaatatcaataataccataTTCTAAGGGGAGTTCTCCCCCCTCCCCcaccacaaggttagacaagccacttatctcgaaccggCTCCAAagtcaacctgaaaccacgttcttgccacgagtactcgactccaaatggcccaaatctattcaattcaagtgcataatataaataacacttcaagtaactgattctacaaataaattctaagctaatacgggaaattaggtaaaatgaccaaaatgcgcctcggacccacgtctcagaatcgggtaaaatttacattctcagaatcctcatactctcacgagtctaaccataccaaaattatccaaatccaatttcAAATTCCCAATCGAAACTCaaaatttaggtctaagaactttctccaaattttcccccaatttttatcccaaatccgaaattaaatgacaaaactaagattAGATTATAGGAAACTAGAAAGGAATTAGGAATCGTTACGCACTGATTTCCCcttcaaaatcctcccaaaatcgccctctcccgagctccaaatcaattttccaacttttgaaaccaaacccttaaaaatcttattttctgTCCAgcaaatccgcatctgcggtccaatttACGCTTCTGcgaaccgcttctgtggtcaagGTAACCGCTTTTGCGGTTTCCACTTAAATCCCCTTCGCCGCACCGATGACCTAGAATCCGaatctgcggtcccgcaggtgcggtacaGCTTCCGCTTCTACGGTTTCAGCTCTTCttcctcttggccgcttctgcctCTTGATTCCGCATCTGTGGGAGTCGCACCTGCAGCCTCTCGAACGCAGATATGGTTATGACAACATCCATAACTTTAGCTGCAACTCCAAATTccaaatctttccgtcaaccattcgaaattaccccgaggtccccgggacctcaaccaaaagcacaaacaagtctaataccactgtttAAACTTATACGaatctttaaaacacctcaaacaacatcgaatcaaccaattagcatcggattcaagcctaagaacttcaaaaactctcaatttacgcttttgatcaaaaagtctatcaaaccccgtctgaatgacttgaaattttgcacacacgtcacattcaacactatggagttatttcaacttccggaattccattccggccacgatatcaaaatctcactatggaaccggaaacttcaaaaattcaactttcggcatttcaagcctaaattagttatggatctccaaaacacaatccgaacatgcccctaggctcgaaatcacccaacgaagctaatggaaccgtCGAAATTTCAttctgaggtcgtcttcacactgctccgactacggtccaaattctacaacttaaactcttatttagagactaagtgtcccaaaactctccgaaactccaaataaatcctcccggcaactcacaatagcagaaacaaatacgggaAATACacttaataggggatcggggcgttaattcttaaaatgaccggccggatcgttacatttacattactgaaatttgggatagagagatagagagagacgtagagagaattctcaattctttgcaacaacatccaatccaaataaacaatgttttttgaaaacccaaattcgaattcaaagcttcaaagctttttaatggttgtcaatgatggaattgctgctctcttgtgCAAGATACGTGGGGGAGGAGGGGGAGATATGTTAGAGTAGAtttaggacactaattattatcattaattcccttaaaatgtacataaatggtaattgggtatataaaatataattatagtaaaATTTGAGTAAAGAGGATAATATAATTTCATATAGTGTATAAGAATGTAAAATCCCCTAAATAATTATGGCCTTATAAGGGATATGTAAGAGGTAGGAATTAATAGGAATTTTTGTGGAAAGCCATCAGTGCATTTTGCACTTTcagtttatacaaattattaaacTATGAATCTATGAATGATTCTTTTATTGCAAGCACTCGAAGGGAGAGGAGGCGCTAGAGTAAAAATAGGTCATGTGGTAAGAAGAAAGGGTTCCAACTTTCAGTAACAGAAATCCAAGTTACaataaaatttcttttcttttttctatgaAACTTTGCTTTACTAAACCTTATATAACCACATAAGGAATGGAGTAAGAAATTCTTTTTTCTACGAAACTTTGCTTTACTAAACCTTATATAACCACATAAGGAATGGAATAAGAAAAGTTTTTAGTTGGAGAGAACTTATAATACGAACCCCACAAATCAAAGAACACTCGTAAAGAAAATTCATGGCCTCCAGTATTGCTTCTGATCCCGTCTCGGCGTTACCAGATGACATACTCCACCGCATAATCCTTTATCCTCTAACTCTGAAACAGAGAGCAATAGCATCTCTTGTTTCCAAAAGCTGGCGTCGCATGATAGCATCGTTCAATGACTGCAACTTTGCACAAACACATTCTACAAACAGTTACTGTGCATTCTGCTATCGTTATTTCAGTCTTGTATGCTGTGAGATTTGCTTTGGCCTCCAccctgttttcaaacttactgcTGACGACAGTTTCATAGAATTCTATTTGTTCGTACCTCGTACTCATGCTTCTTTCAATTTGTCTCCTGCTATTTTAGAGTCAAGATTATTAACTTTCCTACATTTAAAAGGTTACATATTTGAGGAGAAAAACTTTGAGGAGTTGCCTTCATTGAAAGAGATATATTTTGATTACGTTTCTATCTCTCCTACAAATTTGTCCAAGTTTATCAGCGGGTGCCCTTCTATTGTGGAGTTAATTTTGAAAGATTGTTACAATGACAAATATTGCCTATCTCCTATCTCACTGTCGGATATGAATGAACTTAAAAAAGTTCATGTGAGTGGGACTGATATTGAGTCAATCGAAATAAAAACTCGAAATATGCTGGAGTTTCACTTGTTTAGTTTAACATCAGCATTAAAACTTGATTTACGTGCTTGTAGTAAGCTACAGGCCCTGAAAATAGATTGTGAATACATTCCCATCGGATTTCCTAAAGAG contains:
- the LOC142174338 gene encoding uncharacterized protein LOC142174338 translates to MASSIASDPVSALPDDILHRIILYPLTLKQRAIASLVSKSWRRMIASFNDCNFAQTHSTNSYCAFCYRYFSLVCCEICFGLHPVFKLTADDSFIEFYLFVPRTHASFNLSPAILESRLLTFLHLKGYIFEEKNFEELPSLKEIYFDYVSISPTNLSKFISGCPSIVELILKDCYNDKYCLSPISLSDMNELKKVHVSGTDIESIEIKTRNMLEFHLFSLTSALKLDLRACSKLQALKIDCEYIPIGFPKEISSAFPRLNSLFLRLCKRLNKIKLLSPELENLNLSDMVDLDDAIIVTPNLRSLLQLRNFAKNLGENLTFSLTTNATESKERVIKKGNYPLPASTPPLADPEDIDSYSNEQLEVVQVKNKARNLLHNAISGEEYEKILSCDTAKEMWDKLEVTYDGTSKVKETHINMLVHDYELFSMKE